One window of the Solanum stenotomum isolate F172 chromosome 11, ASM1918654v1, whole genome shotgun sequence genome contains the following:
- the LOC125844086 gene encoding DNA polymerase epsilon catalytic subunit A-like isoform X1 → MNAAENSRRWDRRDSRFSKKQKLILNSEEQLESKLGFDAFTEGDKRLGWLLTLASSSWEDQETRKVYSCVDLYFVCQDGSTFKAKYKFRPYFYVATKDKMEMDVDSYLRRRYESQIADIEVLEKEDLDLKNHLSGLHRSYLKISFDTVQQLMDVKRDLTHIVERNQTKFDTIEAYESILTGKSKQRSQDFIDYITDLREYDVPYHVRFAIDIDVRCGQWYDVSVSSSNVMLEKRTDLLQRAEVHVCAFDIETTKLPLKFPDAEYDSIMMISYMVDGQGYLIINRECVGEDIEDIEYTPKPEYEGHFKVTNVKNEEGLLRHWFAHMQVAKPGIYVTYNGDFFDWPFVETRATHYGLSLKDELGFSCDKNQGECRAKFACHLDCFAWVKRDSYLPQGSQGLKAVTKAKLGYDPLEVNPEDMVRFAKEKPQMMASYSVSDAVSTYYLYMTYVHPFIFSLATIIPMPPDEVLRKGSGTLCEMLLMVQAYKANVICPNKHQSDPEKFYGSQLLDSETYIGGHVECLESGVFRSDIPTSFKLDPSAYELLISNLDRDLQYSIVVEGKMDLESVTNYDEVKNAIMEKLMSLRDDPLREECPLIYHLDVAAMYPNIILTNRLQPPSIVSDEICTACDFNRPGKKCLRKLEWVWRGEMYMAKRSDYYHIKRQLESELVEVGDGQRSKSFLDLPKAEQQVKLKDRLKKYCQKAYKRVLEKPVTEVREAGICMRENPFYVDTVRSFRDRRYEYKGLNKVWKGKLSEAKASGNSIKIQEAQDMVVVYDSLQLAHKCILNSFYGYVMRKGARWYSMEMAGVVTYTGAKIIQNARLLVEKIGKPLELDTDGIWCALPGSFPENYTFKTKDPKKKLTISYPCVMLNVDVARNNTNDQYQTLKDPINKTYTIHSECSIEFEVDGPYKAMILPASKEEGILIKKRYAVFNDDGTLAELKGFEIKRRGELKLIKVFQAELFDKFLHGSTLEECYSAVAAVADRWLDLLDNQGQDIADSELLGYISESSTMSKSLADYGEQKSCAVTTAKRLADFLGDAMVKEKGLLCQYIVACEPQGTPVSERAIPVAIFETNAEIMRFYVKKWCKISSEIGIRSIIDWSYYKQRLSSAIQKIITIPAAMQKVSNPVPRVVHPDWLHKKVREKEDKFRQRKLNDIFSSVNKDDTVASKHSKNQQNFEDLEDFRHSGKSSIFGPRPVVHRHGVNKEHLVNTSDRLDSQQKNGHASSPSKMLPSQEIADVEDIDRNVDYHGWLQQKKRKWKEIREERKRQRLDTSRTVNHVNGSTDMFHSMANRKRQGKTGVNSYFERHELALTRNHWQIVQLEPTSQHGQFFAWVVVEGVMHKISVTIPRVFYLNSKAPITEEFPGRRVNKILPHGRHSYNLIEVTIDEDQFKSESKKLAAHLADPEVEGIYETKVPLEFSAILQMGCVCKVDKATKKRNPQDGWSLSELHMKTTTECPYLDQSITFFYLYHSVSDVRAIYVGHFPASKMIHVVVVNPFQNKELSQNVLERHFYEACQTLSGQPITQKEGISFKLDYVGYIKDAEKILQRAVNEHRHHGPAVAMIECPNAHLLKSGIRALEDFPCISIPCNARDSQYQALGWQNVAAKIGMQRCATSSQWLNERITLSRYAHVPIGNFDVDWLMHTADIFFSRALRDQQQVLWISDNGIPDLGGINDEVSSFMDEVNQPVLTYPGAYRKVTVELKIHHLAVDALLKSNQVNEMEGGTLFGLDQDLNPTTNFTNEQYFFDATTSCAPAFRVLKQLIQRCLTDAVTSGNIFADAMLQHLYRWLCSPRSRLHDPALHSMLHKVMQKMFALLVAELRKLGAAIVFANFSKIIIDTGKSDIFAAKAYCDNVIKNVQSRELFEWIELEPLQFWHSLLFMDQYNYGGIRARHSDEPLEVNSEPGEESVCGESQVDIVSSWNIAENLPKATQDRFILIVSEFMYGPWKYAQEQATHRVSTSDGDLCTPSITAALAETFDLQMAEDLKKKIGTYFTDKLLKIVCDPNLQMKVMNNSQKIQETPDANSQSISHVQKGDPALEFIKHVCAVLALDQNVQHEVLIMRKNLLKLVRVREFAPEAEFRSLSVSYTLPNVICSYCNDCRDLDLCRDRALISQEWRCAVPQCGQPYDREAMENALVQIVRQRERLYHLQDLVCLKCHQIKAAHLSDHCACAGSFSCKEDVSDFRNKMQIFLNIAVNQKFQLLQECTSWILEAR, encoded by the exons ATATCTGAGAAGGCGATATGAATCTCAAATTGCAGATATTGAAGTTTTAGAGAAAGAGGATCTTGATCTT aaAAACCATCTGTCTGGTCTACACAGATCATATTTAAAGATATCATTTGACACTGTCCAACAGTTGATGGACGTGAAGCGTGATCTAACACACATTGTTGAGAGAAATCAAACGAAGTTTGATACTATAGAAGCATATGAATCTATACTGACGGGGAAAAG CAAGCAGCGAAGTCAAGATTTTATAGATTATATCACTGATCTACGTGAATATGATGTCCCCTACCATGTTCGCTTTGCCATTGACATTG ATGTTAGATGTGGTCAGTGGTATGATGTGAGTGTATCTAGCTCCAATGTTATGTTGGAGAAGAGGACTGATCTCTTGCAGCGAGCTGAAGTTCATGTTTGCGCCTTTGATATTGAAACCACAAAGCTTCCTCTTAAATTTCCTGATGCCGAATATGATTCCATAATGATGATCTCATACATGGTTGATGGCCAAGGCTATCTCATTATTAACAGAGAG TGTGTTGGGGAAGATATTGAGGATATAGAGTATACCCCAAAACCAGAATATGAAGGGCATTTTAAAGTGACAAATGTGAAAAATGAG GAAGGGCTCCTTAGGCACTGGTTCGCGCACATGCAAGTGGCGAAGCCTGGTATCTATGTAACATATAACGGTGACTTCTTTGATTGGCCATTTGTTGAGACAAGAGCTACTCATTATGGCTTGAGCCTGAAGGAT GAGCTTGGGTTTTCCTGTGACAAGAATCAAGGGGAATGTCGTGCTAAATTTGCTTGCCATCTGGACTGTTTTGCTTGGGTCAAACGTGATAGTTATCTTCCTCAAGGAAGCCAAGGTCTGAAG GCTGTAACGAAGGCCAAGTTGGGTTATGATCCTCTAGAAGTTAATCCTGAGGATATGGTTCGCTTTGCAAAGGAAAAACCACAG ATGATGGCTTCATATTCTGTTTCAGATGCTGTTTCAACATACTACTTGTACATGACTTACGTTCATCCCTTCATTTTCTCCCTTGCAACCATAATACCCATGCCGCCAGATGAAGTCTTGCGCAAAGGAAGTGGGACTTTGTGTGAAATGCTTCTTATGGTTCAG GCTTATAAGGCAAATGTTATCTGTCCAAACAAGCACCAGTCTGATCCAGAGAAGTTTTATGGTAGTCAACTCCTTGACAGTGAGACATACATTGGTGGTCATGTGGAATGCCTAGAAAGTGGTGTATTCAGATCTGACATCCCAACCAGTTTTAAACTCGATCCCTCTGCCTATGAG CTATTGATCAGCAACCTTGATAGAGATCTGCAGTATTCCATTGTTGTTGAGGGGAAGATGGACTTGGAATCTGTCACAAATTATGATGAAGTGAAGAATGCCATCATGGAAAAG CTAATGAGCTTACGAGATGATCCTTTAAGGGAAGAATGCCCCCTCATATATCATCTTGATGTAGCTGCCATGTATCCAAACATCATACTTACAAATAGGCTTCAG CCACCATCAATAGTATCAGATGAGATATGCACTGCATGCGATTTTAATCGTCCTGGCAAAAAGTGTCTCCGGAAGCTTGAATGGGTTTGGCGTGGTGAAATGTACATGGCAAAAAGGAG TGATTATTACCACATAAAGAGACAACTCGAGTCTGAACTTGTTGAAGTAGGAGATGGTCAACGATCAaagtcttttcttgatttgcctAAAGCAGAACAACAAGTAAAGCTCAAGGACCGTTTAAAGAAATACTGTCAAAAG GCATATAAAAGAGTTCTTGAAAAGCCGGTCACAGAAGTTCGAGAAGCAGGGATCTGCATGCGAGAAAATCCTTTTTATGTTGATACTGTACGGAG TTTCCGAGATAGGAGGTATGAATACAAAGGGCTCAATAAAGTTTGGAAAGGTAAGCTGTCTGAAGCAAAGGCTAGTGGAAATTCCATAAAGATTCAAGAAGCACAG GACATGGTAGTTGTGTATGATTCATTGCAGCTGGCTCATAAATGCATTTTAAACTCCTTTTATGGTTATGTCATGCGCAA GGGTGCAAGATGGTACTCAATGGAGATGGCTGGAGTTGTCACATATACTGGTGCAAAAATCATTCAGAATGCTCGATTGTTGGTTGAAAAAATTGGAAAGCCCCTCGAATTAGACACAGATGGTATTTGGTGTGCATTACCAGGCTCTTTCCCTGAGAATTATACCTTCAAGACAAA AGATCCAAAGAAGAAGCTGACAATCTCTTATCCTTGTGTAATGCTGAATGTTGATGTGGCAAGAAACAATACCAATGATCAGTACCAG ACACTCAAGGACCCCATCAATAAGACGTATACAATACACAGTGAATGCTCAATTGAGTTTGAAGTGGATGGACCATATAAG GCAATGATTCTTCCCGCTTCCAAGGAAGAAGGTATTCTAATAAAGAAGCGCTATGCAGTTTTCAATGATGATGGTACGCTTGCCGAACTTAAAGGTTTTGAAATTAAACGTAGAGGTGAGCTAAAGCTCATCAAAGTATTTCAG GCTGAGCTTTTTGATAAGTTCCTCCATGGATCAACCTTAGAGGAATGCTATTCAGCAGTTGCTGCTGTGGCAGATCGGTGGCTTGACCTGCTTGAT AATCAAGGCCAAGATATTGCAGACAGTGAGTTGCTCGGATATATATCTGAATCAAGCACAATGAGCAAGTCCCTGGCCGATTATGGTGAGCAAAAGTCATGTGCAGTAACTACAGCTAAACGGCTTGCTGATTTTCTGGGGGATGCAATGGTCAAAGAGAAAGGATTGCTTTGTCAATATATTGTTGCATGTGAGCCACAG GGAACCCCAGTAAGCGAACGTGCTATTCCTGTTGCAATATTTGAAACTAATGCTG AGATCATGAGGTTCTATGTCAAAAAGTGGTGCAAAATATCATCAGAAATCGGAATACGCTCCATTATTGATTGGTCTTATTACAAGCAGCGACTTAGTTCAGCAATCCAAAAGATTATCACAATTCCTGCTGCAATGCAGAAG GTTTCAAACCCTGTCCCAAGGGTGGTTCATCCTGATTGGCTGCATAAGAAGGTTCGTGAAAAAGAAGACAAATTTCGCCAACGAAAATTGAATGATATCTTCAGTTCAGTGAACAAAGATGACACAGTGGCCAGTAAACATTCTAAAAATCAGCAAAATTTTGAAGACCTGGAAGACTTTAGACACAGTGGTAAATCGTCTATATTTGGTCCAAGGCCTGTTGTTCATCGTCATGGAGTCAACAAAGAACATCTAGTGAACACTAGTGATCGATTGGACAGTCAACAGAAAAATGGTCATGCTAGCAGTCCATCCAAGATGTTACCATCACAAGAAATTGCTGATGTGGAAGATATTGACAGGAATGTAGATTATCATGGATGGCTACagcaaaaaaagagaaaatggaaagagaTTCGTGAAGAAAGGAAACGCCAAAG GTTGGATACGTCGAGGACAGTAAACCATGTTAATGGCAGTACTGACATGTTTCATAGCATGGCAAATCGCAAACGCCAGGGCAAAACTGGGGTTAATTCCTACTTTGAGCGACACGAATTAGCCCTCACACGAAATCACTGGCAG ATAGTTCAACTTGAACCGACTTCACAACATGGACAATTTTTTGCATGGGTAGTTGTGGAAGGAGTCATGCACAAAATTTCAGTAACTATCCCCAGAGTGTTTTACCTCAACTCCAAAGCTCCTATAACTGAGGAATTTCCTGGAAGACGTGTCAACAAGATTCTTCCTCATGGACGCCATAGCTACAATTTAATTGAG GTCACTATTGATGAGGATCAATTCAAGTCAGAAAGCAAAAAGCTAGCAGCTCACCTTGCTGACCCAGAAGTGGAG GGAATATATGAAACAAAGGTTCCATTAGAGTTCAGTGCTATTCTTCAGATGGGTTGTGTTTGTAAAGTTGATAAAGCAACTAAGAAAAGGAATCCACAAGATGGTTGGAGTTTGAGTGAGCTGCATATGAAGACAACAACTGAGTGCCCGTATTTGGATCAGTCAATAACTTTCTTCTACTTATATCATAG TGTGTCGGATGTACGAGCCATTTATGTGGGACATTTTCCTGCATCCAAGATGATACATGTTGTGGTTGTCAATCCATTTCAAAACAAGGAATTATCACAAAACGTTCTTGAAAGACATTTTTATGAAGCGTGCCAAACATTGTCTGGGCAGCCTATCACACAAAAGGAAGGTATTAGTTTCAAG TTGGATTATGTCGGGTACATCAAGGATGCTGAGAAGATTCTACAGAGAGCAGTTAATGAGCATAG GCATCATGGACCTGCAGTTGCCATGATTGAGTGCCCTAATGCCCATTTACTGAAGTCTGGCATACGAGCTTTGGAGGATTTTCCTTGCATCAGCATCCCATGTAATGCTCGGGATAGTCAATATCAG GCACTAGGTTGGCAAAATGTAGCAGCAAAGATTGGAATGCAGCGATGCGCGACATCCTCCCAATGGTTAAATGAAAGGATCACTCTCTCAAGATATGCCCAT GTTCCCATAGGGAATTTTGATGTTGATTGGCTCATGCATACAGCAGATATCTTCTTTTCCAGAGCACTTCGTGATCAGCAACAG GTCTTGTGGATATCTGATAATGGAATCCCTGACTTAGGAGGCATAAATGATGAAGTATCATCTTTTATGGATGAG GTCAATCAACCAGTTCTTACTTATCCTGGTGCATATAGAAAAGTTACTGTTGAGCTGAAG ATTCATCATCTGGCTGTTGATGCTCTACTGAAAAGCAACCAAGTAAACGAAATGGAAGGAGGCACTCTGTTTGGATTGGACCAGGACTTGAACCCTACGACGAATTTTACTAATGAACAGTACTTCTTTGACGCAACAACATCCTGTGCACCAGCATTTCGTGTACTTAAGCAGTTGATTCAAAGGTGCCTTACAGATGCAGTAACATCAGGAAACATATTTGCTGATGCAATGCTGCAACATTTGTACCGATGGCTCTGCAG CCCCCGATCTAGACTGCATGACCCAGCTCTTCACAGTATGCTTCACAAG GTTATGCAAAAGATGTTTGCATTGCTTGTGGCTGAACTCCGAAAATTGGGTGCTGCTATTGTGTTTGCCAACTTCTCAAAAATCATAATTGACACTGGGAAGTCAGATATTTTTGCTGCCAAAGCCTACTGTGATAATGTTATTAAAAATGTACAATCAAG AGAATTGTTTGAGTGGATTGAACTTGAGCCGTTGCAGTTTTGGCACTCGTTGCTTTTCATGGATCAG TACAATTATGGTGGAATTCGAGCTAGACATAGTGATGAACCTTTAGAAGTTAACTCAGAACCAGGTGAAGAAAGTGTGTGTGGTGAATCTCAAGTCGATATCGTGTCAAGCTGGAACATTGCAGAAAATTTACCGAAGGCAACTCAG GATCGCTTCATTTTGATTGTTTCGGAGTTTATGTATGGTCCATGGAAATATGCACAAGAACAAGCTACACATCGAGTATCTACTAGCGATGGTGATTTATGTACACCATCAATCACTGCTGCACTTGCTGAAACATTTGATTTGCAAATGGCAGAAGATCTAAAGAAGAAG ATTGGAACTTACTTCACTGACAAACTTCTGAAAATTGTTTGTGACCCTAATCTTCAAATGAAAGTGATGAACAACTCTCAGAAGATCCAGGAGACACCAGATGCAAACTCACAATCTATTAGCCATGTCCAAAAGGGGGATCCAGCTTTAGAGTTCATTAAGCATGTCTGTGCAGTTTTGGCCCTTGACCAGAATGTGCAGCATGAAGTTCTG ATCATGAGgaaaaatttattaaaacttGTTCGTGTGAGGGAATTTGCTCCGGAGGCAGAATTTCGTAGTCTTTCTGTATCATATACCCTTCCAAATGTCATTTGCAG TTACTGCAATGACTGCAGAGACCTTGACTTGTGTCGAGACAGAGCTTTGATTTCTCAGGAGTGGCGTTGTGCTGTTCCCCAGTGTGGGCAACCTTATGATCGTGAAGCAATGGAAAATGCTCTTGTTCAAATTGTTCGGCAGAGAGAGAGGCTATACCATCTTCAGGATCTAGTATGCCTAAAATGCCACCAGATTAAAGCTGCACATTTATCAGATCACTGTGCTTGTGCCGGATCATTTAGCTGCAAGGAAGATGTCTCAGATTTCCGCAATAAAATGCAAATCTTCTTGAACATAGCCGTAAATCAAAAGTTTCAATTGCTCCAAGAATGCACTTCTTGGATTTTGGAAGCCAGATAA